The following is a genomic window from Thaumasiovibrio subtropicus.
CTTCCGTCACTAACAGACAACAACGCATAATTGAGCCTCCGCCACGCGGGGGCTTTTCTCCTTATAACGATTGAGGGAAAACAATGAAAGTATTAGTAATTGGTGGTGGCGGTCGCGAGCACGCCCTAGCATGGAAAGCAGCGCAATCTGCTAAAGTTGAGACTGTCTTCGTTGCGCCAGGTAACCCTGGTTGCGCCCTTGAGCCAAAGCTTGAAAACGTGGCTATCGGTGTTGAAGATATCGACGCGCTGGTTGCTTTTGCCAAAGAAAACAACATCGAGCTCACCATTGTTGGCCCAGAAGCGCCTCTTGTCATTGGTGTTGTTGATGCATTCCGTGCAGCAGGTTTGGCAATCTTCGGCCCAACTGAAGCCGCGGCACAGTTAGAGGGCTCAAAAGCCTTCACGAAAGATTTTCTTGCTCGCCATGCTATCCCTACCGCTGAATACCAAAACTTCACCGAGATTGAGCCTGCCTTAGCGTATCTGCGCGAGAAGGGTGCACCGATCGTCGTTAAAGCCGATGGCTTAGCGGCAGGTAAAGGCGTTATCGTCGCGATGACGCTGGAAGAAGCAGAAGCCGCCGTTCGTGACATGCTTGCTGGCAATGCCTTTGGCGAAGCTGGTCACCGCGTGGTTATCGAGGAGTTCCTTGATGGCGAAGAAGCGAGCTTCATTGTCATGGTTGACGGCGAGAACGTCCTGCCTATGGCTACTAGCCAAGATCACAAGCGCGTTGGTAATGGCGATACGGGCCCCAACACGGGCGGTATGGGTGCTTACTCACCGGCACCTGTGGTGACTCAAGCGATCCACGACCGTGTGATGGAAGAAGTGATTTACCCCACTGTACGTGGTATGGCTGCTGAAGGTAACCCTTACACCGGTTTCCTATACGCGGGTCTAATGATCATGGCTGATGGCACACCTAAGGTGATCGAGTACAACTGTCGCTTCGGTGATCCTGAAACACAACCTATCATGCTGCGCATGCAATCTGACCTTGTCGAGCTGTGTGAAGCGGCCATTGCCGGTGAGCTAGATAAAGCGGAATCGAAGTGGGATCCACGTGCTTCTATGGGTATCGTTCTTGCTGCACAAGGCTACCCAGCGTCTTACCCGAAAGGGGATGTGATTTCTGGCCTACCTGAAACTGAAGTTGAAGGTGAGAAAGTCTTCCATGCGGGTACCGCAGAGAAAGAGGGCAACATCGTGACCAATGGCGGTCGTGTATTGTGTGCGACAGCAATGGGCGATAGCGTTAAAGCGGCGCAAGCCCGCGCCTACGCACTTGCGAAACAAGTTAGCTGGAACGGCATGTTCCACCGTGATGACATTGGCTACCGTGCTATCGCACGTGAAGAGTCGAAATAAGTATTCGCTCTATTTCGCTAACAAAAACGCGCCTGATGGCGCGTTTTTTTATCCTCAGATGACAATAAACATGCCACTACTCTAACGTTATCGTCGGCTTAAAGCAGTTCACATCATCGCTCAGCAACGCAATGACTTGGGTATTCCTCAATACATTGGTCCCCGACAGACGGCGCTGTTTGGCCAATAGCGCGATGCCTTCTCCCTCTTTGGGGATCATCTGCTCTCCCGGTTGAAACTCAACCTCAAACGGATTTCCAGAGCAACTGACCAACACACCT
Proteins encoded in this region:
- the purD gene encoding phosphoribosylamine--glycine ligase yields the protein MKVLVIGGGGREHALAWKAAQSAKVETVFVAPGNPGCALEPKLENVAIGVEDIDALVAFAKENNIELTIVGPEAPLVIGVVDAFRAAGLAIFGPTEAAAQLEGSKAFTKDFLARHAIPTAEYQNFTEIEPALAYLREKGAPIVVKADGLAAGKGVIVAMTLEEAEAAVRDMLAGNAFGEAGHRVVIEEFLDGEEASFIVMVDGENVLPMATSQDHKRVGNGDTGPNTGGMGAYSPAPVVTQAIHDRVMEEVIYPTVRGMAAEGNPYTGFLYAGLMIMADGTPKVIEYNCRFGDPETQPIMLRMQSDLVELCEAAIAGELDKAESKWDPRASMGIVLAAQGYPASYPKGDVISGLPETEVEGEKVFHAGTAEKEGNIVTNGGRVLCATAMGDSVKAAQARAYALAKQVSWNGMFHRDDIGYRAIAREESK